One window of Kosakonia cowanii JCM 10956 = DSM 18146 genomic DNA carries:
- the cgtA gene encoding Obg family GTPase CgtA, which yields MKFVDEATILVVAGDGGNGCVSFRREKYIPKGGPDGGDGGDGGDVWLEADENLNTLIDYRFEKSFRAERGQNGQSRDCTGKRGKDITVKVPVGTRVIDQGTGETMGDMTKHGQRLMVAKGGWHGLGNTRFKSSVNRTPRQKTMGTPGDKRDLQLELMLLADVGMLGMPNAGKSTFIRAVSAAKPKVADYPFTTLVPSLGVVRMDNEKSFVVADIPGLIEGAADGAGLGIRFLKHLERCRVLLHLIDLDPIDGSDPAENARIIVGELEKYSEKLAAKPRWLVFNKIDLMDKEEAEAKAKAIAEALGWEDKFYLISAASQQGVKDLCWDVMTFIIENPIAQAQEEQQPEKVEFMWDDYHRQQLEEAEATEEDDEEWDDDWDEDDEEGVEFIYKR from the coding sequence ATGAAGTTTGTAGATGAAGCTACGATTCTGGTCGTAGCGGGTGATGGCGGTAACGGCTGCGTAAGCTTCCGCCGCGAAAAGTATATCCCGAAAGGCGGCCCTGATGGCGGCGACGGTGGCGACGGTGGTGATGTCTGGCTGGAAGCGGACGAGAACCTGAATACCCTGATTGACTACCGTTTTGAAAAGTCCTTCCGTGCAGAACGTGGGCAGAACGGCCAGAGCCGTGATTGCACCGGCAAACGCGGGAAAGATATTACGGTGAAAGTGCCGGTTGGTACGCGTGTGATCGACCAAGGCACCGGCGAAACCATGGGCGATATGACCAAACATGGTCAGCGTCTGATGGTCGCGAAAGGCGGCTGGCACGGTCTCGGCAACACCCGTTTCAAATCCTCGGTAAACCGTACTCCGCGTCAGAAAACGATGGGTACGCCGGGCGATAAGCGCGATCTGCAGCTGGAGCTGATGCTGCTGGCAGATGTCGGGATGCTGGGGATGCCGAATGCCGGTAAATCCACCTTTATCCGCGCGGTCTCCGCAGCGAAACCAAAAGTGGCGGATTATCCGTTTACCACGCTGGTCCCGAGCCTGGGCGTTGTTCGTATGGACAATGAGAAGAGCTTCGTGGTTGCCGATATTCCGGGGCTGATTGAGGGTGCGGCTGATGGCGCAGGCCTCGGTATCCGCTTCCTGAAACACCTTGAGCGCTGCCGCGTGCTGCTGCACCTCATCGACCTCGATCCGATCGACGGTTCCGATCCGGCAGAAAACGCCCGTATCATCGTCGGCGAGCTGGAAAAATACAGCGAGAAGCTGGCTGCCAAGCCGCGCTGGCTGGTATTTAACAAGATCGACCTGATGGATAAAGAGGAAGCAGAAGCGAAAGCGAAAGCGATCGCCGAAGCGCTGGGCTGGGAAGATAAGTTCTACCTGATCTCTGCTGCCAGCCAGCAGGGCGTCAAAGACCTGTGCTGGGACGTGATGACCTTTATCATCGAAAACCCGATTGCGCAGGCGCAGGAAGAGCAGCAGCCGGAGAAAGTCGAGTTCATGTGGGATGATTATCATCGCCAGCAGCTCGAAGAGGCCGAAGCGACAGAAGAAGATGACGAAGAGTGGGATGACGACTGGGACGAAGACGACGAAGAGGGTGTCGAGTTCATCTACAAACGTTAA
- the dacB gene encoding serine-type D-Ala-D-Ala carboxypeptidase, translating to MRFPSFIIGLSTSIALNVQAANVDEYINQLPDGANLALMVQKVGAEAPEIDYHAKQMALPASTQKVITALAALLQLGPDFRFTTTLESKGSVDGGTLKGDLVARFGGDPTLKRQDIRNMVATLKKSGVQKIDGNVLIDTSIFASHDKAPGWPWNDMTQCFSAPPAAAIIDRNCFSISLYSAQNAGDLAYIRVASYYPVNMFSQVRTLARGSAEAQYCELDVVPGDLNRFTLTGCLPQRADPLPLAFAVQDGASYAGAILKQELTQAGITYTGTLLRQTQVNQPGTVIASKQSAPLHDLLKIMLKKSDNMIADTVFRMIGHARFGVPGTWRAGSDAVRQILRQQAGVDLGNTIIADGSGLSRHNLLAPATMMQVLQYIAQHDTELNFISMLPLAGYDGSLQYRAGLHEAGVDGKVSAKTGSLQGVYNLAGFITTASGQRMAFVQYLSGYAVEPADQRNRRIPLVRFESRLYKDIYQNN from the coding sequence ATGCGATTTCCCAGCTTTATCATCGGATTGTCCACCAGTATAGCCCTGAATGTTCAGGCCGCGAATGTCGACGAGTACATCAACCAGCTTCCGGATGGTGCCAACCTGGCGTTGATGGTACAGAAGGTCGGCGCCGAGGCTCCCGAAATTGATTATCACGCCAAACAGATGGCGTTGCCGGCGAGCACCCAGAAAGTGATCACCGCGCTGGCTGCACTCCTACAACTGGGGCCGGACTTTCGCTTTACAACCACGCTGGAAAGCAAAGGTTCTGTCGACGGCGGTACGCTAAAAGGCGACTTAGTTGCACGATTTGGTGGCGATCCGACGCTAAAACGTCAGGATATTCGCAATATGGTCGCAACGCTTAAAAAATCAGGCGTGCAAAAAATCGATGGCAACGTGCTGATCGATACCTCGATCTTCGCCAGTCATGACAAAGCGCCGGGCTGGCCGTGGAACGATATGACGCAGTGCTTTAGTGCGCCGCCCGCCGCTGCCATCATCGATCGCAACTGTTTTTCCATTTCGCTGTATAGCGCGCAAAACGCGGGTGATTTGGCCTACATCCGGGTCGCCTCTTACTATCCGGTGAACATGTTCAGCCAGGTACGCACCCTGGCGCGCGGATCGGCCGAAGCACAATATTGCGAACTGGATGTGGTGCCGGGCGATCTCAACCGGTTCACGTTAACAGGCTGTTTGCCTCAGCGCGCCGATCCGTTGCCGCTCGCCTTCGCCGTGCAGGATGGTGCCAGCTATGCAGGGGCTATTCTCAAGCAGGAGCTAACGCAGGCGGGCATTACCTATACCGGCACGCTGCTGCGCCAGACGCAGGTCAATCAGCCCGGTACCGTTATCGCCAGTAAACAATCCGCGCCGTTACACGATCTGCTGAAGATCATGCTGAAGAAGTCCGACAACATGATTGCGGATACCGTCTTTCGCATGATTGGCCATGCGCGCTTTGGCGTGCCGGGCACCTGGCGAGCGGGTTCGGACGCAGTCAGGCAGATCCTGCGCCAGCAGGCCGGGGTCGATCTGGGCAACACTATTATTGCGGATGGTTCCGGCCTCTCGCGCCATAACCTGCTCGCACCGGCGACCATGATGCAGGTGCTGCAATATATTGCCCAGCATGATACCGAGCTTAACTTTATCTCGATGTTGCCGCTGGCAGGCTATGACGGCTCGCTGCAATACCGCGCAGGGCTGCATGAAGCGGGCGTCGACGGTAAGGTATCAGCCAAAACAGGCTCGCTGCAGGGTGTTTATAACCTGGCAGGGTTTATCACCACCGCCAGCGGTCAGCGAATGGCATTTGTGCAGTATCTTTCGGGGTATGCGGTTGAACCCGCCGATCAGCGCAATCGCCGTATTCCGCTGGTGCGTTTCGAAAGCCGCCTCTACAAAGATATCTATCAGAACAACTAA
- the rpmA gene encoding 50S ribosomal protein L27: MAHKKAGGSTRNGRDSEAKRLGVKRFGGEAVLAGSIIVRQRGTKFHAGSNVGCGRDHTLFALTDGKVKFEVKGPKNRKFISIVAE; the protein is encoded by the coding sequence ATGGCACATAAAAAGGCTGGCGGCTCAACTCGTAACGGTCGCGATTCAGAAGCTAAACGTCTGGGCGTAAAACGCTTCGGCGGTGAAGCAGTTCTGGCAGGTAGCATCATCGTTCGTCAACGTGGTACTAAATTCCACGCTGGTTCCAACGTAGGTTGCGGCCGTGACCACACTCTGTTCGCTTTGACTGACGGTAAAGTTAAGTTCGAAGTTAAAGGCCCGAAAAACCGTAAATTCATCAGCATCGTTGCTGAATAA
- the rplU gene encoding 50S ribosomal protein L21: MYAVFQSGGKQHRVSEGQTVRLEKLDIATGESVEFAEVLMIANGEEVKIGVPFVDGGVIKAEVVAHGRGEKVKIVKFRRRKHYRKQQGHRQWFTDVKITGISA, translated from the coding sequence ATGTACGCGGTTTTCCAAAGTGGTGGTAAACAACACCGAGTAAGCGAAGGTCAGACCGTTCGCCTGGAAAAGCTGGACATCGCAACTGGTGAATCTGTTGAATTCGCTGAAGTTCTGATGATCGCAAACGGTGAAGAAGTCAAAATCGGCGTTCCTTTCGTTGATGGCGGCGTAATCAAAGCTGAAGTTGTTGCTCATGGTCGTGGCGAGAAAGTTAAAATCGTTAAGTTTCGTCGTCGTAAACACTACCGTAAGCAGCAGGGCCATCGTCAGTGGTTCACTGATGTGAAAATTACTGGCATCAGCGCCTAA
- the yhbY gene encoding ribosome assembly RNA-binding protein YhbY: MNLSTKQKQHLKGLAHPLKPVVMLGNNGLTEGVLAEIEQALVHHELIKVKIASEERETKTLIVEAIVRETGACNVQVIGKTLVLYRPTAERKISLPR, encoded by the coding sequence ATGAATCTGAGTACTAAACAAAAACAGCACCTGAAAGGTCTGGCACATCCGCTCAAGCCGGTAGTTATGCTTGGCAACAATGGTTTGACCGAAGGGGTACTGGCCGAGATTGAACAAGCGCTTGTGCACCATGAACTTATCAAGGTGAAGATCGCCTCTGAAGAGAGAGAAACTAAAACCTTGATCGTGGAAGCTATCGTTCGCGAAACCGGTGCCTGTAATGTCCAGGTCATCGGCAAAACGCTGGTGCTTTATCGCCCGACCGCAGAGCGTAAAATTTCGCTGCCGCGCTAA
- the greA gene encoding transcription elongation factor GreA, which yields MQAIPMTLRGAEKLREELEFLKTVRRPEIIAAIADAREHGDLKENAEYHAAREQQGFCEGRIKDIEAKLSNAQVIDISKMPKNGRVIFGSTVTVLNLDNDEEQTYRIVGDDEADFKQNLISVNSPIARGLVGKEQDDVVVIRTPGGEVEYEIIKVEYL from the coding sequence ATGCAAGCTATTCCGATGACCCTACGTGGTGCAGAAAAACTGCGCGAAGAGCTGGAGTTTTTAAAAACCGTTCGTCGCCCTGAAATCATCGCCGCTATTGCGGACGCCCGCGAGCATGGCGATCTCAAAGAGAACGCTGAATACCACGCCGCGCGTGAGCAGCAGGGCTTTTGTGAAGGCCGCATTAAAGATATCGAAGCGAAACTGTCGAATGCGCAGGTTATCGATATCTCCAAAATGCCAAAAAATGGCCGCGTCATTTTCGGTTCCACGGTCACCGTGCTGAACCTGGATAACGACGAAGAGCAAACTTACCGCATCGTTGGCGATGACGAAGCCGACTTTAAGCAGAATCTTATCTCGGTGAACTCGCCTATCGCACGAGGCCTGGTGGGGAAAGAGCAGGATGATGTGGTTGTCATTCGCACCCCTGGCGGCGAAGTGGAATATGAAATCATCAAGGTGGAATATCTTTGA
- the rlmE gene encoding 23S rRNA (uridine(2552)-2'-O)-methyltransferase RlmE, with the protein MTGKKRSASSSRWLQEHFSDKYVQQAQKKGLRSRAWFKLDEIQQSDKIFKPGMTVVDLGAAPGGWSQYAVTQIGGNGRIIACDLLPMDPIVGVDFLQGDFRDELVLKALLERVGDSKVQVVMSDMAPNMSGTPAVDIPRSMYLVELALEMCRDVLAPGGNFLVKVFQGEGFDEYLTEIRSLFTKVKVRKPDSSRARSREVYIVATGRK; encoded by the coding sequence ATGACAGGTAAAAAGCGTTCTGCCAGTTCAAGCCGCTGGCTTCAGGAACACTTTAGCGATAAATATGTTCAACAGGCGCAGAAAAAAGGGTTACGTTCCCGTGCCTGGTTTAAACTTGATGAAATACAGCAAAGTGACAAGATTTTTAAACCGGGGATGACCGTAGTTGACCTGGGTGCTGCACCCGGTGGATGGTCGCAGTATGCGGTAACACAGATTGGTGGGAACGGGCGCATCATCGCGTGCGATCTTTTACCGATGGATCCAATCGTCGGCGTAGACTTCCTTCAGGGCGATTTTCGTGATGAATTAGTTCTGAAAGCGTTACTGGAACGTGTTGGTGACAGTAAAGTTCAGGTTGTCATGTCAGATATGGCGCCTAATATGAGCGGAACGCCAGCGGTTGATATTCCCCGCTCTATGTATCTGGTAGAGCTGGCGCTGGAGATGTGCCGCGATGTGTTAGCGCCAGGCGGTAATTTTTTAGTGAAAGTGTTCCAGGGCGAAGGTTTCGATGAGTACCTTACGGAAATTCGCTCCCTGTTTACGAAGGTTAAAGTGCGTAAACCGGACTCTTCGCGTGCTCGTTCGCGCGAAGTGTATATTGTAGCGACCGGGCGAAAATGA
- a CDS encoding DMT family transporter, with product MKQQAGIGILLALTTAMCWGALPIAMKQVLEVMEPPTVVFYRFLMAGIGLGLILTWKRKLPPLRIFRKPRWLLLLAIATGGLFGNFILFSSSLQYVSPTASQVIGQLSPVGMMVASVFILKEKMRITQVIGALMLISGLVMFFNTSLIEIFTRLTDYTWGVIFGVGAATVWVSYGVAQKVLLRRLASQQILFLLYTLCTLALLPLAKPAVVFQLSDWQLACLVFCGLNTLVGYGALAEAMARWQAAQVSALITLTPLFTLFFSDLLSMAWPDVFARPMLNLVGYLGAFVVVAGAMFSAIGHRLLGRRRSREVVVTVPRSGE from the coding sequence ATGAAACAGCAGGCGGGCATCGGTATTCTCCTGGCGCTGACAACAGCGATGTGCTGGGGAGCGTTGCCGATTGCAATGAAGCAGGTGCTGGAAGTGATGGAGCCGCCAACGGTGGTCTTCTATCGCTTTTTAATGGCGGGCATTGGTCTCGGTCTGATCCTGACCTGGAAACGAAAACTGCCGCCACTGCGTATTTTCCGCAAGCCTCGCTGGCTGCTGCTGCTGGCAATTGCCACCGGCGGGTTGTTTGGCAACTTCATATTGTTCAGCTCTTCTCTGCAGTATGTCAGCCCGACCGCGTCGCAGGTGATCGGCCAGCTCTCGCCCGTCGGTATGATGGTCGCCAGCGTCTTTATCCTCAAAGAGAAGATGCGTATCACGCAGGTGATTGGCGCGCTGATGCTGATAAGCGGTCTGGTGATGTTTTTTAACACCAGCCTGATTGAGATCTTCACCCGGCTAACGGATTACACCTGGGGCGTTATCTTCGGCGTCGGTGCGGCGACGGTGTGGGTGAGCTACGGCGTGGCGCAAAAAGTCCTTCTGCGTCGTCTGGCCTCCCAGCAGATCCTCTTTTTGCTGTACACTTTATGTACGCTTGCGCTGCTGCCACTGGCGAAACCCGCCGTGGTGTTCCAGCTGAGTGACTGGCAACTGGCCTGTCTGGTTTTTTGCGGGCTCAACACGCTGGTTGGCTACGGCGCGCTGGCGGAAGCGATGGCGCGCTGGCAGGCGGCGCAGGTAAGCGCGTTAATTACCTTAACGCCGCTGTTTACACTGTTTTTCTCAGATTTGTTATCAATGGCCTGGCCCGATGTTTTCGCCAGACCGATGTTAAACCTTGTCGGTTATCTCGGTGCGTTTGTCGTGGTTGCGGGCGCGATGTTTTCCGCTATTGGCCATCGTCTTTTGGGACGCAGGCGTAGTCGTGAAGTGGTCGTCACTGTGCCCCGCTCAGGCGAATGA